The proteins below are encoded in one region of Oryzias melastigma strain HK-1 linkage group LG7, ASM292280v2, whole genome shotgun sequence:
- the LOC112159045 gene encoding helicase ARIP4 isoform X1, translating to MSNDEEECHDGRKRERRIICLSDEDDDNDEDEGIYDQSHSAPFSSENEAQGGDPAVWQCTPAPSTSPSAETPAHPPPSQPRPHSRPASQSPAPSSPLTGSKKRTSKPAHMRRNIRKLLREHQLDAVTKAAQQEELHRRRRLGVQRKQDFPVPLLPEYSTADVARQLAAPSLASVSTQRGVKSSIQEVICLDANSTGISEDDHKSNVSAAAEHTHKTDVVDLSSGEDDAVIQVSSESTNEEEEGEPSGAHTNDAQNQPDAQGRVLVNLNHPPSEPDIFLAPQLARAVKPHQIGGIRFLYDNLVESSERFSSTSGFGCILAHSMGLGKTLQVISFIDILFRHTQAHTVLAIVPVNTLQNWLSEFNTWFPPAEALPADTDPSVVTPRRFKVHILNDEHKNTAARAKIVEDWSRDGGVLLMGYEMYRLLSMKKSFGAGRKKRNKKNPGPDVIDVDEEDRQRELLKGVEKALARPGPDVVICDEGHRIKNCHASTSQALKSIRTRRRVVLTGYPLQNNLIEYWCMVDFVRPDFLGSRQEFSNMFERPILNGQCVDSTPQDIQLMRYRSHVLHSLLEGFVQRRGHDVLRNQLPSKEEHVILVRLSPLQRALYTEFMNRFREAGNTGWLSLNPLKAFCVCCKIWNHPDVLYEALQKENLPNEQDLDLDDLTSAGNTRCPPAPNQKAKNADNPNPIGGPSLSQLQEKANQVITYEWANEIMCDYKPGILENSAKMVLLFHLIEESVRKGDKILVFSQSLSTLTVIEDFLAKRPVPPSPHSTGGDGPNQTWVRNLNYYRLDGSTTASERERLINQFNDPSNTSAWVFLLSTRAGCLGVNLIGANRVVVFDASWNPCHDAQAVCRVYRYGQRKPCHIYRLVCDYTLEKKIYDRQISKQGMSDRVVDDLNPVLTFTRREVESLLHFVEEEPDPSLVQLQSEHSMDGVLQKALQLYSNLVTKQPFPHESLLMDRRELKLSNAEKRAAKKGYEEEKRASVPYTRPSYAHYYPASDQSLTNIPAFSQRNWRPSAVPEEKPVASVRPVQSTPIPMMPRQTSSGSGPNRDPSRSSLEGFPVNCLQKAGVFVQKIVTTTDIIIPGTNSSKDVQARITAGESIHVIRGTKGTYIRTSDGRIFAIRAAGKAKALEESATAPPKDLQARAQEVSSNGSNGCLSPDREQLAPPKAVPRPLSPDSPEIINELQRYTIGSGGDASAASNMQPGTKTSTTPLLSTMQANGSSCGGGGGGSQHNSSGTKVPGAEADVAQDLRVGSKRKASPSPLEERVSKQPSASSAPSAPLPPHGFPYAGGFSLPPVGLRSAMMGGSLRHPLFLGSGSHYFPSPHTHLGDPRYMYPDLLSVNGATAATTSSSSPPTTTASSSSSSAPVSTSASLSPFILSSGLLPAGYPLPYTPSLASLYSGQTGTSFLPQYPPAAASNSSSSSSPSSFSPSAWSEGQRASVLVNGGDVSSYDEDDGDDVMEVRRGQ from the exons ACCAGTCCCACAGCGCCCCCTTCAGCTCAGAGAATGAGGCTCAGGGAGGGGATCCTGCTGTGTGGCAGTGCACCCCCGCCCCATCTACCTCACCCTCAGCGGAGACGCCTGCACACCCGCCACCTTCACAACCCAGACCCCACTCCAGGCCAGCAAgccaaagccccgccccttcctcTCCCCTGACAGGAAGCAAGAAAAGGACCTCCAAACCTGCACACATGAGACGAAACATCAG AAAGTTGCTGAGGGAGCATCAGTTGGATGCAGTGACCAAAGCTGcccagcaggaggagctgcacAGAAGGCGTCGTCTGGGTGTGCAAAGAAAGCAGGATTTTCCTGTACCACTGTTGCCTGAATACTCAACCG CAGATGTTGCACGACAGTTGGCGGCGCCCTCGTTGGCATCAGTTTCGACACAGCGAGGTGTTAAGTCGTCCATACAGGAGGTCATCTGTTTGGACGCCAACAGCACAGGCATCAGCGAGGACGACCACAAGAGCAacgtctctgctgctgctgaacacacacacaaaacag acgTTGTAGATCTAAGCTCAGGTGAGGACGATGCTGTCATTCAAGTCAGCAGCGAGTCCACcaacgaggaagaggagggtgaACCGAGCGGGGCTCATACCAACGACGCCCAAAACCAACCCGACGCCCAGGGCAGAGTGCTGGTCAACCTGAACCATCCACCTTCTGAGCCAGATATTTTCCTGGCACCGCAGCTCGCTCGAGCAGTCAAGCCTCACCAG ATCGGTGGGATTCGTTTCCTGTATGACAACCTGGTGGAGTCGTCGGAGCGTTTCAGCAGCACCAGTGGGTTCGGCTGTATCCTCGCTCATAGCATGGGCCTGGGCAAAACACTGCAGGTCATCTCGTTCATCGACATCCTCTTCAGGCACACCCAGGCTCACACGGTGCTCGCCATTGTTCCG GTGAACACGCTGCAGAACTGGCTGTCAGAGTTTAACACCTGGTTTCCGCCCGCAGAGGCGTTACCGGCAGACACTGACCCCTCTGTGGTAACTCCGCGCAGATTCAAGGTTCACATCCTCAACGATGAGCACAA GAACACGGCAGCCAGGGCCAAGATTGTGGAAGACTGGTCTCGGGATGGGGGGGTGCTGCTGATGGGCTACGAGATGTACCGCCTCCTGTCCATGAAGAAAAGCTTCGGGGCTGGACGGAagaagaggaacaaaaaaaaccccgGACCTGATGTCATCGACGTGGATGAGGAAGACAGACAGCGGGAGTTACTCAAAG GTGTGGAGAAAGCTCTGGCTCGACCCGGTCCGGATGTCGtcatctgtgatgaaggacatCGCATCAAAAACTGTCATGCCAGCACGTCTCAGGCTCTGAAGAGCATCCGGACGCGCCGCCGCGTGGTGCTGACGGGCTATCCTCTGCAAAACAACCTGATCGAGTACTGGTGCATGGTGGACTTCGTCCGCCCCGACTTCTTAG gTTCGAGGCAGGAGTTCAGTAACATGTTTGAACGTCCCATTCTGAACGGGCAGTGTGTGGACAGCACGCCTCAGGACATCCAGCTGATGAGGTACAGGAGCCACGTCCTCCACAGCCTGCTGGAGGGCTTCGTTCAGAG GCGAGGCCACGATGTCCTCAGAAACCAGCTGCCCTCCAAGGAGGAGCATGTGATTCTAGTGCGCCTGTCTCCCCTTCAGAGGGCGCTCTACACAGAGTTCATGAACCGCTTCAGAGAGGCGGGGAACACCGGCTGGCTCAGCCTCAACCCTCTGAAGGCCTTCTGTGTGTGCTGCAAG ATCTGGAACCACCCGGACGTCCTTTATGAGGCCTTGCAGAAGGAAAATCTGCCAAACGAACAAGATTTGGACCTTGACGACCTCACCTCAGCAGGAAATACACGATGCCCCCCTGCCCCCAATCAAAAGGCGAAGAACGCCGACAATCCAAACCCCATCGGGGGACCCAGTCTCAGCCAGCTGCAGGAGAAAGCCAACCAAGTTATCACTTACGAATGG GCTAACGAGATTATGTGCGACTACAAGCCCGGGATTCTGGAGAACTCTGCCAAGATGGTGCTGCTGTTCCACCTGATCGAGGAGAGCGTCAGAAAGGGAGACAAGATCCTTGTGTTTAG TCAGAGTTTGTCCACACTGACTGTGATCGAGGATTTCTTGGCCAAAAGACCAGTCCCTCCATCGCCCCATTCGACCGGTGGAGACGGGCCCAACCAGACCTGGGTCCGAAACCTCAACTATTACA ggctgGATGGAAGCACGACAGCATCTGAAAGAGAGAGACTCATCAACCAGTTCAACGACCCCTCCAACACCTCAGCGTGGGTTTTCCTCCTGTCGACCAG AGCTGGCTGTCTGGGCGTCAACTTGATCGGGGCGAACCGCGTGGTGGTGTTTGACGCCTCCTGGAACCCCTGCCACGACGCTCAGGCCGTGTGCCGCGTGTACCGCTACGGACAGAGGAAGCCGTGCCACATCTATCGACTGGTTTGTGACTACACTCTGGAGAAGAAGATCTACGACCGGCAGATCTCAAAGCAGGGCATGTCCG ACCGCGTGGTGGATGATCTGAATCCTGTGCTGACCTTCACCAGGAGGGAGGTGGAGTCTCTTCTTCATTTCGTGGAGGAGGAACCGGACCCCTCCCTGGTCCAGCTGCAGTCTGAGCACAGCATGGACGGTGTTCTCCAGAAGGCTCTTCAGCTTTACTCCAACCTGGTCACCAAG CAACCTTTCCCTCACGAGTCTCTGCTGATGGACCGCAGAGAGCTGAAGCTGAGCAACGCTGAGAAGAGAGCCGCAAAGAAGGGGTACGAGGAGGAGAAACGGGCCTCGGTGCCGTACACCCGCCCGTCATACGCCCACTATTACCCCGCCAGTGACCAGAGCCTCACCAACATCCCCGCCTTCAGCCAGAGGAACTG GCGACCTTCTGCTGTCCCCGAGGAGAAACCAGTTGCTAGCGTCCGGCCAGTCCAGTCAACTCCAATTCCCATGATGCCTCGACAAACGTCCTCAGGTTCTGGGCCGAACCGTGATCCCTCCAGATCCAGCCTGGAAGGCTTCCCTGTCAACTGCCTGCAAAAAGCTGGAGTGTTTGTCCAGAAAATTGTCACCACTACTG atATAATCATTCCGGGAACAAACAGCTCTAAAGATGTCCAGGCCAGGATCACTGCAGGAGAAAGCATTCATGTCATTCGGGGCACCAAag GGACGTACATCAGGACGTCTGATGGAAGAATCTTTGCCATTAGAGCAGCCGGGAAGGCCAAGGCTTTGGAAGAGAGTGCAACAGCGCCACCCAAAG ACTTACAAGCACGAGCTCAGGAAGTCTCATCCAACGGCAGTAATGGCTGCTTGTCACCTGACAGGGAACAGCTGGCCCCTCCCAAAGCtgtgccccgccccctttcccctgaCAGCCCAGAGATCATCAATGAGTTGCAGCGTTACACGATTGGGTCAGGAGGGGACGCCTCAGCGGCTTCTAACATGCAGCCTGGTACAAAGACCAGCACCACCCCCCTGCTCTCTACCATGCAGGCCAACGGCAGCagctgcggcggcggcggcggcgggagCCAACATAACTCCTCTGGTACGAAAGTTCCCGGCGCAGAAGCCGACGTCGCTCAAGATCTTAGAGTAGGTTCTAAGCGAAAAGCGTCGCCGTCGCCTCTGGAGGAGCGAGTCAGTAAGCAGCCCTCTGCCAGCAGCGCCCCCTCAGCCCCGCTGCCCCCACATGGGTTTCCGTATGCGGGGGGCTTCAGCCTCCCCCCGGTGGGCCTCAGGTCCGCCATGATGGGGGGCTCACTGAGGCATCCGCTTTTCCTCGGATCCGGCTCACATTACTTCCCTTCACCCCACACTCATCTGGGCGACCCCCGGTACATGTACCCAGATCTTCTGAGTGTCAATGGCGCCACCGCcgccaccacctcctcctcgtCCCCCCCTACAACCACAGCCTCATCTTCCTCATCCTCTGCGCCGGTCAGCACCAGCGCCTCACTGTCTCCCTTCATCCTGAGCTCCGGCTTGCTCCCAGCAGGATATCCTCTGCCGTACACCCCCTCTCTGGCCAGCCTCTATTCAGGCCAAACCGGAACCAGTTTCCTGCCTCAATACCCCCCCGCCGCCGCTTctaactcctcctcctcatcctcacctTCCTCTTTCTCCCCCTCGGCATGGTCCGAGGGCCAAAGAGCCTCGGTGTTGGTGAATGGCGGAGATGTTAGCAGCTACGACGAGGATGACGGCGATGATGTGATGGAGGTCAGACGAGGACAGTGA
- the LOC112159045 gene encoding helicase ARIP4 isoform X4: MDQSHSAPFSSENEAQGGDPAVWQCTPAPSTSPSAETPAHPPPSQPRPHSRPASQSPAPSSPLTGSKKRTSKPAHMRRNIRKLLREHQLDAVTKAAQQEELHRRRRLGVQRKQDFPVPLLPEYSTADVARQLAAPSLASVSTQRGVKSSIQEVICLDANSTGISEDDHKSNVSAAAEHTHKTDVVDLSSGEDDAVIQVSSESTNEEEEGEPSGAHTNDAQNQPDAQGRVLVNLNHPPSEPDIFLAPQLARAVKPHQIGGIRFLYDNLVESSERFSSTSGFGCILAHSMGLGKTLQVISFIDILFRHTQAHTVLAIVPVNTLQNWLSEFNTWFPPAEALPADTDPSVVTPRRFKVHILNDEHKNTAARAKIVEDWSRDGGVLLMGYEMYRLLSMKKSFGAGRKKRNKKNPGPDVIDVDEEDRQRELLKGVEKALARPGPDVVICDEGHRIKNCHASTSQALKSIRTRRRVVLTGYPLQNNLIEYWCMVDFVRPDFLGSRQEFSNMFERPILNGQCVDSTPQDIQLMRYRSHVLHSLLEGFVQRRGHDVLRNQLPSKEEHVILVRLSPLQRALYTEFMNRFREAGNTGWLSLNPLKAFCVCCKIWNHPDVLYEALQKENLPNEQDLDLDDLTSAGNTRCPPAPNQKAKNADNPNPIGGPSLSQLQEKANQVITYEWANEIMCDYKPGILENSAKMVLLFHLIEESVRKGDKILVFSQSLSTLTVIEDFLAKRPVPPSPHSTGGDGPNQTWVRNLNYYRLDGSTTASERERLINQFNDPSNTSAWVFLLSTRAGCLGVNLIGANRVVVFDASWNPCHDAQAVCRVYRYGQRKPCHIYRLVCDYTLEKKIYDRQISKQGMSDRVVDDLNPVLTFTRREVESLLHFVEEEPDPSLVQLQSEHSMDGVLQKALQLYSNLVTKQPFPHESLLMDRRELKLSNAEKRAAKKGYEEEKRASVPYTRPSYAHYYPASDQSLTNIPAFSQRNWRPSAVPEEKPVASVRPVQSTPIPMMPRQTSSGSGPNRDPSRSSLEGFPVNCLQKAGVFVQKIVTTTDIIIPGTNSSKDVQARITAGESIHVIRGTKGTYIRTSDGRIFAIRAAGKAKALEESATAPPKDLQARAQEVSSNGSNGCLSPDREQLAPPKAVPRPLSPDSPEIINELQRYTIGSGGDASAASNMQPGTKTSTTPLLSTMQANGSSCGGGGGGSQHNSSGTKVPGAEADVAQDLRVGSKRKASPSPLEERVSKQPSASSAPSAPLPPHGFPYAGGFSLPPVGLRSAMMGGSLRHPLFLGSGSHYFPSPHTHLGDPRYMYPDLLSVNGATAATTSSSSPPTTTASSSSSSAPVSTSASLSPFILSSGLLPAGYPLPYTPSLASLYSGQTGTSFLPQYPPAAASNSSSSSSPSSFSPSAWSEGQRASVLVNGGDVSSYDEDDGDDVMEVRRGQ; encoded by the exons ACCAGTCCCACAGCGCCCCCTTCAGCTCAGAGAATGAGGCTCAGGGAGGGGATCCTGCTGTGTGGCAGTGCACCCCCGCCCCATCTACCTCACCCTCAGCGGAGACGCCTGCACACCCGCCACCTTCACAACCCAGACCCCACTCCAGGCCAGCAAgccaaagccccgccccttcctcTCCCCTGACAGGAAGCAAGAAAAGGACCTCCAAACCTGCACACATGAGACGAAACATCAG AAAGTTGCTGAGGGAGCATCAGTTGGATGCAGTGACCAAAGCTGcccagcaggaggagctgcacAGAAGGCGTCGTCTGGGTGTGCAAAGAAAGCAGGATTTTCCTGTACCACTGTTGCCTGAATACTCAACCG CAGATGTTGCACGACAGTTGGCGGCGCCCTCGTTGGCATCAGTTTCGACACAGCGAGGTGTTAAGTCGTCCATACAGGAGGTCATCTGTTTGGACGCCAACAGCACAGGCATCAGCGAGGACGACCACAAGAGCAacgtctctgctgctgctgaacacacacacaaaacag acgTTGTAGATCTAAGCTCAGGTGAGGACGATGCTGTCATTCAAGTCAGCAGCGAGTCCACcaacgaggaagaggagggtgaACCGAGCGGGGCTCATACCAACGACGCCCAAAACCAACCCGACGCCCAGGGCAGAGTGCTGGTCAACCTGAACCATCCACCTTCTGAGCCAGATATTTTCCTGGCACCGCAGCTCGCTCGAGCAGTCAAGCCTCACCAG ATCGGTGGGATTCGTTTCCTGTATGACAACCTGGTGGAGTCGTCGGAGCGTTTCAGCAGCACCAGTGGGTTCGGCTGTATCCTCGCTCATAGCATGGGCCTGGGCAAAACACTGCAGGTCATCTCGTTCATCGACATCCTCTTCAGGCACACCCAGGCTCACACGGTGCTCGCCATTGTTCCG GTGAACACGCTGCAGAACTGGCTGTCAGAGTTTAACACCTGGTTTCCGCCCGCAGAGGCGTTACCGGCAGACACTGACCCCTCTGTGGTAACTCCGCGCAGATTCAAGGTTCACATCCTCAACGATGAGCACAA GAACACGGCAGCCAGGGCCAAGATTGTGGAAGACTGGTCTCGGGATGGGGGGGTGCTGCTGATGGGCTACGAGATGTACCGCCTCCTGTCCATGAAGAAAAGCTTCGGGGCTGGACGGAagaagaggaacaaaaaaaaccccgGACCTGATGTCATCGACGTGGATGAGGAAGACAGACAGCGGGAGTTACTCAAAG GTGTGGAGAAAGCTCTGGCTCGACCCGGTCCGGATGTCGtcatctgtgatgaaggacatCGCATCAAAAACTGTCATGCCAGCACGTCTCAGGCTCTGAAGAGCATCCGGACGCGCCGCCGCGTGGTGCTGACGGGCTATCCTCTGCAAAACAACCTGATCGAGTACTGGTGCATGGTGGACTTCGTCCGCCCCGACTTCTTAG gTTCGAGGCAGGAGTTCAGTAACATGTTTGAACGTCCCATTCTGAACGGGCAGTGTGTGGACAGCACGCCTCAGGACATCCAGCTGATGAGGTACAGGAGCCACGTCCTCCACAGCCTGCTGGAGGGCTTCGTTCAGAG GCGAGGCCACGATGTCCTCAGAAACCAGCTGCCCTCCAAGGAGGAGCATGTGATTCTAGTGCGCCTGTCTCCCCTTCAGAGGGCGCTCTACACAGAGTTCATGAACCGCTTCAGAGAGGCGGGGAACACCGGCTGGCTCAGCCTCAACCCTCTGAAGGCCTTCTGTGTGTGCTGCAAG ATCTGGAACCACCCGGACGTCCTTTATGAGGCCTTGCAGAAGGAAAATCTGCCAAACGAACAAGATTTGGACCTTGACGACCTCACCTCAGCAGGAAATACACGATGCCCCCCTGCCCCCAATCAAAAGGCGAAGAACGCCGACAATCCAAACCCCATCGGGGGACCCAGTCTCAGCCAGCTGCAGGAGAAAGCCAACCAAGTTATCACTTACGAATGG GCTAACGAGATTATGTGCGACTACAAGCCCGGGATTCTGGAGAACTCTGCCAAGATGGTGCTGCTGTTCCACCTGATCGAGGAGAGCGTCAGAAAGGGAGACAAGATCCTTGTGTTTAG TCAGAGTTTGTCCACACTGACTGTGATCGAGGATTTCTTGGCCAAAAGACCAGTCCCTCCATCGCCCCATTCGACCGGTGGAGACGGGCCCAACCAGACCTGGGTCCGAAACCTCAACTATTACA ggctgGATGGAAGCACGACAGCATCTGAAAGAGAGAGACTCATCAACCAGTTCAACGACCCCTCCAACACCTCAGCGTGGGTTTTCCTCCTGTCGACCAG AGCTGGCTGTCTGGGCGTCAACTTGATCGGGGCGAACCGCGTGGTGGTGTTTGACGCCTCCTGGAACCCCTGCCACGACGCTCAGGCCGTGTGCCGCGTGTACCGCTACGGACAGAGGAAGCCGTGCCACATCTATCGACTGGTTTGTGACTACACTCTGGAGAAGAAGATCTACGACCGGCAGATCTCAAAGCAGGGCATGTCCG ACCGCGTGGTGGATGATCTGAATCCTGTGCTGACCTTCACCAGGAGGGAGGTGGAGTCTCTTCTTCATTTCGTGGAGGAGGAACCGGACCCCTCCCTGGTCCAGCTGCAGTCTGAGCACAGCATGGACGGTGTTCTCCAGAAGGCTCTTCAGCTTTACTCCAACCTGGTCACCAAG CAACCTTTCCCTCACGAGTCTCTGCTGATGGACCGCAGAGAGCTGAAGCTGAGCAACGCTGAGAAGAGAGCCGCAAAGAAGGGGTACGAGGAGGAGAAACGGGCCTCGGTGCCGTACACCCGCCCGTCATACGCCCACTATTACCCCGCCAGTGACCAGAGCCTCACCAACATCCCCGCCTTCAGCCAGAGGAACTG GCGACCTTCTGCTGTCCCCGAGGAGAAACCAGTTGCTAGCGTCCGGCCAGTCCAGTCAACTCCAATTCCCATGATGCCTCGACAAACGTCCTCAGGTTCTGGGCCGAACCGTGATCCCTCCAGATCCAGCCTGGAAGGCTTCCCTGTCAACTGCCTGCAAAAAGCTGGAGTGTTTGTCCAGAAAATTGTCACCACTACTG atATAATCATTCCGGGAACAAACAGCTCTAAAGATGTCCAGGCCAGGATCACTGCAGGAGAAAGCATTCATGTCATTCGGGGCACCAAag GGACGTACATCAGGACGTCTGATGGAAGAATCTTTGCCATTAGAGCAGCCGGGAAGGCCAAGGCTTTGGAAGAGAGTGCAACAGCGCCACCCAAAG ACTTACAAGCACGAGCTCAGGAAGTCTCATCCAACGGCAGTAATGGCTGCTTGTCACCTGACAGGGAACAGCTGGCCCCTCCCAAAGCtgtgccccgccccctttcccctgaCAGCCCAGAGATCATCAATGAGTTGCAGCGTTACACGATTGGGTCAGGAGGGGACGCCTCAGCGGCTTCTAACATGCAGCCTGGTACAAAGACCAGCACCACCCCCCTGCTCTCTACCATGCAGGCCAACGGCAGCagctgcggcggcggcggcggcgggagCCAACATAACTCCTCTGGTACGAAAGTTCCCGGCGCAGAAGCCGACGTCGCTCAAGATCTTAGAGTAGGTTCTAAGCGAAAAGCGTCGCCGTCGCCTCTGGAGGAGCGAGTCAGTAAGCAGCCCTCTGCCAGCAGCGCCCCCTCAGCCCCGCTGCCCCCACATGGGTTTCCGTATGCGGGGGGCTTCAGCCTCCCCCCGGTGGGCCTCAGGTCCGCCATGATGGGGGGCTCACTGAGGCATCCGCTTTTCCTCGGATCCGGCTCACATTACTTCCCTTCACCCCACACTCATCTGGGCGACCCCCGGTACATGTACCCAGATCTTCTGAGTGTCAATGGCGCCACCGCcgccaccacctcctcctcgtCCCCCCCTACAACCACAGCCTCATCTTCCTCATCCTCTGCGCCGGTCAGCACCAGCGCCTCACTGTCTCCCTTCATCCTGAGCTCCGGCTTGCTCCCAGCAGGATATCCTCTGCCGTACACCCCCTCTCTGGCCAGCCTCTATTCAGGCCAAACCGGAACCAGTTTCCTGCCTCAATACCCCCCCGCCGCCGCTTctaactcctcctcctcatcctcacctTCCTCTTTCTCCCCCTCGGCATGGTCCGAGGGCCAAAGAGCCTCGGTGTTGGTGAATGGCGGAGATGTTAGCAGCTACGACGAGGATGACGGCGATGATGTGATGGAGGTCAGACGAGGACAGTGA